Genomic DNA from Denticeps clupeoides unplaced genomic scaffold, fDenClu1.1, whole genome shotgun sequence:
TCATGTGGGAGGGTAGAACAGGCAGATGAGGCAAACTGACAATACTGAGCAGCAAGTAAATGACAGTTATAGCACGTAGAGTGTAGATGCACGTTCCAGTCAGTATTTAAGTGTGTacgtacagtttgtgtgtgagtaacacaatgtgggtgtaatgttggtgttcaggtgttgctgtggaaaagtaaaaaaaaatgagggtaAGTCCTATAGTCCAAGCAGCTAGATTCAGTTCTTAAATGGTTAAATCCTAATCAATTTCAGGCAATTACGactttaatttgtataaaattgaaGGTGAGGAAAAcctcaataaaccaaaatgcgTCTGACTAGttccatgcagcagcacagttctACATTGGTTTTGAATCATATGCTCACTTTGTGCGGAagctactgaaaaaaaagagataattttccacaatttttaaaaatattaatataaaatatggttaGGTATTAGGTAAAACAGAAGTCTTTGTGGAGGGTTGTGCTTAGtgaatatctgaatatctgtTGAATTTTCCAACATGAAACTACTGTAACTTCACCGCAGAGTTCTACTTTCAGTCAGATTGTCTCTTCCCTGTCTGTATTCTCCCTGTCTCTAGGTCAGCGTGGGCTCTTCTGTTTTAGGGTTTAGCTCATGTCTTAGTTTGGTCCcctgttctctgtctgtgttcgtGTCATGACACTCATCACCATCAGCTTGGCTTCATGGTAGAACTAGACCACCGCTGAAGcttatctgtgtttgttgtctatctttctgctatttatttgtttaattgttatttattatttaatcatctGTTTAATTATATGGACTCTCACTGGGTTGACCAGCCTTTTTCCCTTATTTCCTTTTAGAGTATGTTCTCGGCCCTTAAAACCTCTGAAAACAGCCTCATCACAAACCTCATCACAACCACCATAAAGAGcacaagaaatgtctgtttatttgtcgTACAAACATATTACGTATTTGTACTAAAGCAGTGTGAAGCACTGTGTACCATCCTGAATTGGGTTTGAATTTATTCAAAGAAACAAGCACACATGGAAATTACAGTAAGACAGGTTCATATTTGTCAGTCTAAATGTGTTGACTAAtctgaacacaaaatgattttctgctttttgtaACTGTATGAACATATTGATGACTGTAAGttcttgcttttaatttttattaattctagTGTTCTTTATGTGTAAATTTGAGGAGTccaagaattaatttttttctgtatccttGAACTGTACTTTAGACTTTTAGTTCCTTTTTTTGCAGCCAGTTACTACTGTTATATAAAATAGCAGTAATACAGgaattgtttaaattacagtCTATTGCTTTGTAAAGAGTTGTTCTTTTGGAAAACATACCTTAACCGTTCTTGCAGCGGAGGAAGGGGAACTTCTACACATTTCTAACCCAACTATAAAATATCAAGCAAACTAAGCTACACTTTGAACCAAAACAGACCTTACATGGGGTGGAAGTCAAGGGGCCAGTGCTAAGCAAGCAGTAGATCTTATGTCCCCTGATATCTTCACTACTTTAGTTAACTTCACcctttctgtaatatttatttagtttatcattgagctgtttttacatttacagacaagTTTGACTGTTCAGAGCTCCACATACTGCATTATTACCTGGCTGCTTCAGTTCCAGTGGTAACTAatggttctgtgttctgtggttCTGTGGTTCTTGTGCCGTCCTCCGTGTTTTGGGGATTGTGGAGTGTAGCGATCAGAATTGTAATTTGGTTGCTGTTGGACTATCCAGTCAAAGTTCCTAGTTTGTCACTTGGACAGTCTTGCATCTCACTGTCCCAACAAAAAACTGAGTAGGTGCGCTGCctgttcatcatttttattgcatggtATGGAGTTGGGAGTGATCTGCAAAACTATCAGACACTTTGTTATTTCCTATTGCAGTTTGTAGTAATTTGACtctctgtgattttctgttccttttactTGGAATGATCATACAATTTACATGTTTTAGTGGATTTGAGACAATCCTAAATATTTGAGTTTATAATTATTCCACCCATGAAAACAGTTCACCCTATACTAGACTGATACCCTGTTCATGGGCACGTCCTGCAGCTAGTTTCCAGCTTCCCTGCAGTACTGACCAGAATGAGCAGGTTCCACAGCTGGAACCAGCATTTGTCAGAATATTGCACAAGAAAGTGAGGATCATTTCCCGACTCAATTAACATAAACAATTTGATTGATATAAAATGTGTTGAAATAAGTCATTTTGCTTTCagtgttgttttaatgtttctttatcAACAGTTTCACAGGTGCCGCAGAAACTTTcttaaaaatgtcatgaatttattttttgaacagAAGAAAGATACTTGATCAAAATGTTAGACACATAAAACTTGAACAGCCCCCTTTTTTCCTGAAGGTGGCACTACTGCTGTTAGTAGCCTTTAGTAACTCCTCATGATTAACTTTTATTATGGTATCTCTAAGATAATAGACAGATTTACTTGCAAGATAATGCTCATTACTCAGATGTTAGTTAATATTTTCACACTGATGCAAACaacttttaataaaccaaaGAATTCTAGATTATTTTCTCTTAGGTGTCCCAACATCTTCTTAAAAGCTTTATTTGTTCCCCACGGCAACTACATTGCATCTGGGTTCAACTTTGAAAGCTCTTCCCTCTGCTTCCGGGTCAAAGGAAGGTCATCAGCACATtgacaaagatgaatgcagcgctggtaagagagagaaataccatcattatttatttacagaccaGACCAACAAATAAActtgtacatgcatatataaattCCATCAAAACTTAAACTAACCTGTTTCAGGCTTCCTTTTCCAGTACACAGCAAGTAGACAGCCAGTACTGGTACCGCCAGACTGGACGACAGCATCATTATCCATCCCAGCACATTCACCCACACCGGGTATGTGTAGGTTCGGTTAAATGTCAGGGGCTTGTAATTGGCCAAGGAGCCAACGAAGGATGCCTGGGGAAAGAAGGACATTATGGAATAATTTAAAGTCACACATAAATTCAGCACTCATAGACAAATGCAGTTAGGAATTTTAAGCACCACATGTTGGATTACAGTAAAGTCCATGCACAGCTGTTTGTGCATGCAGGCTCTCTGCTCTTGTGCTCAAGCCAGGCAACAACTGGACCAATAAAGCTGGCTCATTATAATTTTCTGATGTAaaatctgatttcttttttgtaatgaataagGTCATTATCCATGTCAACGGAGACTAGCTAAAAAATAAGTGCAGCATCatactgatatattttcaaCTGGATTAATTAGAATGGCTATGGGTCATACATGTGTGGAATTAACAGTGTCatcctgtttaaaaaatgtcagaacCACTAATGAGAATAAGAGAGGAACTCACTGTGCATACTAGTGGTGTCAGATAGCGCCAGCAGAGACTGAAGAAGCGGCTGGGTCTCACTCCTGTCATGTCTTCAATTGCATCACACATGCGCTCCGCTCCTGGAAGATGGAAAGGCACGTTTTCTATCTGGCGTAACTAGAGTAGTATAGTACTTTATTcatgtgtcacatttaaatgtttcagatcatcaaaagtgGGAATTTTGAACAACAAAATTGTTGTACTTCatggtcatgccacagcatcttaataggattcaggtcagaacTTCgattaggccactccaaagtttcattctgtttttcttcagccagtcagaggtgaacttgctggtgtgttttggatcattgtcatgttgcagaatCCACGTTGGTTTCAGTTTGAGGTCATGGACAGATAGAGGGACATTCTCCTTCATGGTGTTTTGTTAAACTGCAGAAATCCTAATTCCATTAATCACAGCAAGTCTTTCAGGCCATGAAACAGCAAAACAGCCCCTGaccataaaaaatatgttggtatgatgttctttttctgatgttctttttctgaaatgcagtgattctttttgctcagcagtgcTTTTCGTCTTGGCTCCCCATCCCTTTCTcttgtcatgaactctgccccGATCGACAGGTAACTCCTGGGAAAGTTCACCACTGTTACATGTTTTCACTAATTGTGGTTCGCTGGGAGTCCCAAAGGTTTAGAAACGGCTTCataaccttttccagactgatagagctcaattactttctttctcatttgttcctaatTTTCTTTGGATCTCAGCATGATGTCTGGTTTTTGAGGATATTTTGGTGtacatcactttgtcaggcaggtcttatttaCATGATTCATTTATTGAGCTGTGACAGTAATCTTTGACTAGTATACattaaaggccaaaagtttggacacaccttctcattcaatgtgttgtctttgttttcatgaccttttgcattggtagattctcactgaaggcatcaaaactatgaatgaacacatgtggagttatgtacttaacaaaaagtggagatctagcctccacagtcactggacctgaacccaatccagatggtttggggtgagctggacagtagagtgaaggcaaagtgctaaacacctctgggaactccaagactgttggaaaaccacttcaggtgacgacttcttgaagctaatcgagagaatgccaagtgtgtgcaaagcagtaatcagagcatgccttcagtgagaatctaccaacgtaaatgttcatgtaaataaagaaaacaccttgaaatagaaggtgtgtccaaacttttggcctgtactgtatattattttttgatgatctgaaacatttaaacaacataaaaccattaattaaacagagaaGGCACAccactgcatttacagcatAAGGACGTTCTTTGATTTTActgcaattatttattatttaccaaatatcCAGcccattgtgagacactgaagACTAGAGAGGAAGAGTTTGGAAGATGCATTCATGCCATAGTAATCAAAGACCTGCAGGACATACATCCCACCCTACAGGGAAAAGGCTTATTTATAGACAAGCAATTATAGACACAAATCATACAAATGACTACAATCAGATTAACTTTATATTTGGTGCTCTGATCACCTCTGTAATCATTAGGATACTTATGCTGAAgcagaagaggctgaagaccagcagTAAAAGTTCTCTTCGTCCAGGTCTGCGCAGCACAGTGGGAGCCAGGTCAATCACTGGCATTATCACCCCCTCCATCATAACAAACTAGAGTTTATGCATCCAACAGTtaatatctgtttgtttgtttgttagtgtgtgtatttatgtgtgtgtgtgtgtgtgtacacattttgATGCCACCTGTGAATCCAGGCCAAGCAATATAATCATGATGAAGAAGCATATCGCCCACAGCTGGGGTAAAGGCATCATGGCCACTGCCTGAGGGTACGCAAtgaatgccagaccaggacctgtaagaagaaaaaagttattcatgtaGCCACAAGCATTATCTATTTTGAACACTATTGATTActtatattgtttgttttatatagataCTCCCAAGCCATTATAAGTACAGTACCTGACTCTGCAACTTCTGCAATGCCAACATTGTATTCATGAGCCATGAAGCCCAGCactgaaaatactgcaaatccAGCCACCAAACTGGTAGCAGCGTTCAACAAACAGAGCCAGAAACAGTTCCTGCCAGAGAGGTTCGGATTTAGGATGCTAATTTATGTATATTAGAGGGGTGCGGTTTGATTTGAGATTTTTGAGGACTGACTGGTTCTAAATCATACCTGTAGCAGTTGTTGTTGTATGGATTGTAGCTGCATAGTGAAGCCAACAGTCCTCCACCCACACCGAAGGAGAAGATGACCTGAGTTACAGCCTCCATCCACAcctgcatgaaaacacacagacctgttatatgatgtatttttatcaaaagatatttttaaaaactcgGTATATAGAATACAAACTCCACCCACTCAAGGTCCAAGTAATGATTCAAACTAACAACCATGGGGTTTGTGAGATCTACATTTTATCTTGGAAAAGTTCTGTTTTGAATGCTTTGACATCTCATACATGTTGTTCAAAGTAACCTGAGGATCTAGAAGTGGGGTGAGGTCAGGCTTCAGATAGTACACAATCCCCTGCAGGGCACCA
This window encodes:
- the LOC114773271 gene encoding sodium- and chloride-dependent GABA transporter 2-like isoform X3 — protein: MELVNCEEVEGNIVGLGNVWRFPYLCYRNGGGAFLVPYVVVVVTCGIPLFLLESAMGQYTQQASITCWEKLCPIAQGIGYTGIIMRVYNCMSYVIILAWALLYLCFSFYAKLPWASCGHTWNTETCEDFNALNKYNQTINTNSTSPATEFWERRVLAISGGIEELGSVRWEILLCAIAMWVICYFCIWKGVKSTGKVVYFTATFPYVMLLVLLIRGLTLPGALQGIVYYLKPDLTPLLDPQVWMEAVTQVIFSFGVGGGLLASLCSYNPYNNNCYRNCFWLCLLNAATSLVAGFAVFSVLGFMAHEYNVGIAEVAESGPGLAFIAYPQAVAMMPLPQLWAICFFIMIILLGLDSQFVMMEGVIMPVIDLAPTVLRRPGRRELLLLVFSLFCFSISILMITEGGMYVLQVFDYYGMNASSKLFLSSLQCLTMGWIFGAERMCDAIEDMTGVRPSRFFSLCWRYLTPLVCTASFVGSLANYKPLTFNRTYTYPVWVNVLGWIMMLSSSLAVPVLAVYLLCTGKGSLKQRCIHLCQCADDLPLTRKQREELSKLNPDAM
- the LOC114773271 gene encoding sodium- and chloride-dependent GABA transporter 2-like isoform X1 produces the protein MSQKKHTHKHTQTPGQHLGNIVGLGNVWRFPYLCYRNGGGAFLVPYVVVVVTCGIPLFLLESAMGQYTQQASITCWEKLCPIAQGIGYTGIIMRVYNCMSYVIILAWALLYLCFSFYAKLPWASCGHTWNTETCEDFNALNKYNQTINTNSTSPATEFWERRVLAISGGIEELGSVRWEILLCAIAMWVICYFCIWKGVKSTGKVVYFTATFPYVMLLVLLIRGLTLPGALQGIVYYLKPDLTPLLDPQVWMEAVTQVIFSFGVGGGLLASLCSYNPYNNNCYRNCFWLCLLNAATSLVAGFAVFSVLGFMAHEYNVGIAEVAESGPGLAFIAYPQAVAMMPLPQLWAICFFIMIILLGLDSQFVMMEGVIMPVIDLAPTVLRRPGRRELLLLVFSLFCFSISILMITEGGMYVLQVFDYYGMNASSKLFLSSLQCLTMGWIFGAERMCDAIEDMTGVRPSRFFSLCWRYLTPLVCTASFVGSLANYKPLTFNRTYTYPVWVNVLGWIMMLSSSLAVPVLAVYLLCTGKGSLKQRCIHLCQCADDLPLTRKQREELSKLNPDAM
- the LOC114773271 gene encoding sodium- and chloride-dependent GABA transporter 2-like isoform X4 codes for the protein MGQYTQQASITCWEKLCPIAQGIGYTGIIMRVYNCMSYVIILAWALLYLCFSFYAKLPWASCGHTWNTETCEDFNALNKYNQTINTNSTSPATEFWERRVLAISGGIEELGSVRWEILLCAIAMWVICYFCIWKGVKSTGKVVYFTATFPYVMLLVLLIRGLTLPGALQGIVYYLKPDLTPLLDPQVWMEAVTQVIFSFGVGGGLLASLCSYNPYNNNCYRNCFWLCLLNAATSLVAGFAVFSVLGFMAHEYNVGIAEVAESGPGLAFIAYPQAVAMMPLPQLWAICFFIMIILLGLDSQFVMMEGVIMPVIDLAPTVLRRPGRRELLLLVFSLFCFSISILMITEGGMYVLQVFDYYGMNASSKLFLSSLQCLTMGWIFGAERMCDAIEDMTGVRPSRFFSLCWRYLTPLVCTASFVGSLANYKPLTFNRTYTYPVWVNVLGWIMMLSSSLAVPVLAVYLLCTGKGSLKQRCIHLCQCADDLPLTRKQREELSKLNPDAM
- the LOC114773271 gene encoding sodium- and chloride-dependent GABA transporter 2-like isoform X2, with amino-acid sequence MELVNCEEVEGRRKKIKKRGQWNSNIEFFLVVAGNIVGLGNVWRFPYLCYRNGGGAFLVPYVVVVVTCGIPLFLLESAMGQYTQQASITCWEKLCPIAQGIGYTGIIMRVYNCMSYVIILAWALLYLCFSFYAKLPWASCGHTWNTETCEDFNALNKYNQTINTNSTSPATEFWERRVLAISGGIEELGSVRWEILLCAIAMWVICYFCIWKGVKSTGKVVYFTATFPYVMLLVLLIRGLTLPGALQGIVYYLKPDLTPLLDPQVWMEAVTQVIFSFGVGGGLLASLCSYNPYNNNCYRNCFWLCLLNAATSLVAGFAVFSVLGFMAHEYNVGIAEVAESGPGLAFIAYPQAVAMMPLPQLWAICFFIMIILLGLDSQFVMMEGVIMPVIDLAPTVLRRPGRRELLLLVFSLFCFSISILMITEGGMYVLQVFDYYGMNASSKLFLSSLQCLTMGWIFGAERMCDAIEDMTGVRPSRFFSLCWRYLTPLVCTASFVGSLANYKPLTFNRTYTYPVWVNVLGWIMMLSSSLAVPVLAVYLLCTGKGSLKQRCIHLCQCADDLPLTRKQREELSKLNPDAM
- the LOC114773271 gene encoding sodium- and chloride-dependent GABA transporter 2-like isoform X5, which codes for MRVYNCMSYVIILAWALLYLCFSFYAKLPWASCGHTWNTETCEDFNALNKYNQTINTNSTSPATEFWERRVLAISGGIEELGSVRWEILLCAIAMWVICYFCIWKGVKSTGKVVYFTATFPYVMLLVLLIRGLTLPGALQGIVYYLKPDLTPLLDPQVWMEAVTQVIFSFGVGGGLLASLCSYNPYNNNCYRNCFWLCLLNAATSLVAGFAVFSVLGFMAHEYNVGIAEVAESGPGLAFIAYPQAVAMMPLPQLWAICFFIMIILLGLDSQFVMMEGVIMPVIDLAPTVLRRPGRRELLLLVFSLFCFSISILMITEGGMYVLQVFDYYGMNASSKLFLSSLQCLTMGWIFGAERMCDAIEDMTGVRPSRFFSLCWRYLTPLVCTASFVGSLANYKPLTFNRTYTYPVWVNVLGWIMMLSSSLAVPVLAVYLLCTGKGSLKQRCIHLCQCADDLPLTRKQREELSKLNPDAM